CTAAACCAGAGCTAAGAGCTAAGTTGCTTGGGCACTATTTCTTCATATTTCATCAATTAATGGCCTAATCTTTTCAAGTTTTATGGGCTAACCCCTTTACACAAGTCATCGTAAGAAACCAAGGCACGCTGTAAACATCTGCCCCCGCCCCCAAGACGTGGAGCACACTAACGACCGAGTAATGATGGAAGGGAAATGTTTCACTGGTATTATTGGACTATAGGGTTATTTCACTGATAATCGGGGTCATTGTGAGAGGGGAGAAAGATAGGGAAGTTTTTGTTGATTAATTAATAAATAACGGCCTATTTCTCAGCGAAGTAACCACACGACATAGGCCAAATGTACACAACTTGCCTAACAATTACAAATAGTAATAAACAACTTGAAATGTGCATGGGCTTATTGACCTCAAGAAAGCGAAACTAATGTTCGTTTACTAGAGATACAGCACCATCACAGCCATTTGGGGCACTTACAAATTTTTTCATCATACATATCATACTAAAGGTGGGTGGTGACCATATTCTGGTATAGTCATCAAACTTCACTTAACACAAACGAATAACAGACACACAAGGCAGAGAAGACACACAAGGCTCCATACGCACAATACTCAAGAGTTCACGACTTAAGCTCCATAACTGAATTTTGGTATATTTCAGTGTCATGGGTTGTGAACACAATAATACTCCTGAGACTAGTGCCTGACCATTCTCATATCATGCTCACAATGGCAAGCTCTTTGACCTCTCCTACGTGCCGATGAATGAAATTAAATATTTTGACATCAATGAGGATTCTGTGCCAATGAATGATACTTTGTGAGAAGCATTTGAAGCATATATTTGTGGAATGAGTTTATCTAAGagaggaaggggcatatttatactctggttgcgccgaatgtgcgtcaaaaattttgacgcacaatcggcgcaaaccctgccccatatttatactttgacgcccgaccccgctggcatcaaaattccaccatgtgcgtcatttttttgaagggggaaccagccttgcgttaattatatgcaaggtaagcgttcccttccaaaaaatgactttaaggcctgtgccccttatttatactctggtgtcattttgacgcacaggagggggtgggccttaaaaaacggcgcacagcctgatgtgcgccgttttttaacgcctgggtcagggcaggcgttaagggacctgtgggctcggaaggagcccagaggtgccctcccctgcccccagggacaccccctgccacccttgcccgccccaggaggacacccaaggatggagggacccatcccagggaagtaaaggtaagttcgggtaagtatttgtttccgggtttttttgtggcataggggggcctgatttggggccccctacatgccacaatgctcaatgaccatgcccaggggacattagtcccctgggcatggccattgggcaagggggcatgactcctgtctttgccaagacaggagtcatgtcaatggaggttgtgcgtaaaaaaaaaggcgcaaatccggtttgaggcctgaattttgcctcagacctgacttgcaccatttgttgacgcacaacccccattttcccatactccggcgctgcctggtgtgagtcatttttttttacgcacaccagtccgcagcgccggctaacgtcattccattaataaggcgcccgcatggcacgttggaatggcgttagccggcggtaaaatgtttgacgcacaactgcgttggcgcagttgtgcgtcaaaaagtataaatatggcccgaagagTCTTGAGAGCATTACACCACTGACATAGCTGTCCTAAAACCAAATTATACGATTTGGGAGTTGAAAATGAATACCAGGGGGACTGAGGGAGGATAGCTGAAGTAAGTGAAAAGGCCTGGGACTTCGGAGAAACCACAGAACAAGAGGTCCTGCGTTTGGGGAGGCAATATATGCATTAGACAATTTGGCAAAGGAAGATAGACCAGGCTAGACCGTGGCGTGGGTGTTGGCAAGACCCAGGAGCAAGCGAAATATGAAGCAAGTCACTCAAGTCGGTGGAAGAATAGTGTCTAATTTCCTAGGGATATTAGAAACATTTGTGTATTACCTGAAATTATCCTCTACATGCCTGACACACAGTGCATCTCCAATAACTGAAAGCCTTGAAAAGGTTGCACCTGCCCgagcagagagagacacaaggaACCAGATTATTAGTCCCGTGTCTTTAAAATAAATCTCAGCTGTAGGAAAGAGTGTTGTGGAAAATGCACTGGACATGATGGAGGCTGAGTTAAATTGTAAAAGGAATACCTAGCAATGCTAGTATCCCGTCATCTCAACGTGCACAATGAGCATTTAATAAAGAGTAAGCATTTCCCGACAGTCAGGGAGGCAATAATAACTGTAACACCAAAATCTAATACAGTCTCTCAGGAATGTTCTTCCTACTGGACATTGTCTTTCTTGAATACTGACAATAAGATATTAGTGACAATCTTAGCTAGCAGATTACAACCTTGACTACTTTATATGGTGATGGCAGATCACTCTTGTTTTGTTCCACAGAGATGTATTATTTACGATCATTGATGCCTGCACTCGATCACTTTGACACCTTCCTTCCAGCGATGGCAGCATTTGTAGTTGTAGAAAAATCATTTGATTCGCTACAATTACTGATTTTGCTAGAAGTGCTGAATTGCTGTGGACTGGGCGCTAAACTGTGCTTTGAATGATCCAACTGCTATACACAAATTAAATGTCACTGTCAGGCCTCCTGGCTGTAACACGCAGGCACTTGTCAAGGTTGCCATCTGTCACCTCCAAACTTTGCAGTAGCAATTGCTTACTTAGGGTGTGTGTCCTCCTCCTAAAGTATCATTCATACAATGGCATATACATAAGAGGCTATCCGTTAATAATATCTCTCAATACTGCCAACATTGTGATATAAATAGAACATTCAGACCACAATTATGGATCCAATAATCAGGTAAATATTAAGGTCGGGGACCCATTCAGGTCTGAAGATAAATTGGGATGAATCTAAGGTGTTACCACTGACCGAGGCAACAAAATAAATGTTAAGTGAATACACATTAGAGTGGAGGCCGGACATGGTTAAATACTTAGGAGTGCTAATTAGTAGAGACCTGTCCGAAATAGTCTGAATGAACTTTGGTGCTGTCCTCAATAATCTGCATTTGCATACTGATAAATTGATTTATCTTCCTGAACTATATGATGGAAATGATTGCCCTCTTCTTCAGTAACCTGCCTATTTTAACACAAGACTTTTCCACACACTGAAAAGCAgcttgcttaatttgaaccagatATGGGGACAGGCAAGCATAAAGTAGGTCATCCTCGTGCTGCCTGTAGAGCATGGAGGACTCATAATACCAGACTTCCAAGTAAGTTATTTAGCAGCATAGCCgcaatttattttgttttggtacCAACCACCAAGATATATTTGTAGAACCATATCCATTACAAACTATAGTTAGACGAACCCTTTGTGCTAGAAGGCAAGTGATAAACACACTAAAACACTTGCCAAGGCATTTGTGGACTAGTGAGGACTGCAGTACTAGAACTGTCTACCGTTCATATCCACTGCAGACAATCCTACCTTGCCGCCAACCCTGGTTGCAAGGATTAAACATATACCCCTGTCTGTAAACATCAATAGGATGATCGGCTTATAACAATACAAGAGAGTAGTAGGGGGGGATACCTTTTCTCATCAACtgtaaagtgacagttatcccgccccagAAGTGACGTCACTTCTGTTACTGAGACTTTCGGTGCCCCAGAGAGCCCACCCCGGAAGTGACATAGGTGTAGAGGTGTCACGTGGTTTTTGACCTCATGATGTCACATGTTAGCCATGTTCCAGTGTCCTAGCCCCCGGGTATTGGTCTATGGACTGTGTAAAAAGAATGGTTTGGTGTTGTGCAAGCaatttcagagcctaagaggacaggtctggacatgtcagacattcaggaccaagtggctgtttgGGGCTCCCCTCACAGGGCTGTGAAGTGGGCGGGCAGGCCAGACCTCCTCCCTGTTGGCTAGTCCAAAAAGAGGGGATGGTCAAATGACACAAAAGCCGTGACATGTGGTTAGAACCACAAGTAACCAGGCTGCGTATCAGAGCCACCAATGTGAGCATGTGATAGTTATGGGTTGTAGAGGcgtacgccctttttgaaccattgAATACATATAAGTGGTGGTTAGAGCAACATGTCAAACCATTGGAATAGAGTGTCTAGGCAACATGAGGAGCTACAATCCGATAGCCAGAAAAGCCACGGCCTCAGGAGTCCAGAACCCTATCAATAGATACTATCGGACCCTCGCACCGAtggtgatggatgagaatgcacaggtaTCACCCATCAAGGTTGATAGCAGCGACAGAGaagcctcgaaagatgaattaagtgatgcaatcaacttcaacgATGCTGAAGAGGTTGAAGAAGGTGTAGCACCGCCAAATTCTCCTATCCATGAAGACATGGGTATTCAGGAGTGCCCAGATCCAGAGGTCATCCTGATGCAACCAGCAACTGTAAAATCCGAAgtcacttatacaccaatggacatatgcgactcgcaagatttcagaggcgCCGCTGAGTGTGGCGAAAATGTTGAGGTTAGTAAAGACTCTATAGTCAATTATCGTGTATACATGGTTATCACACTTTTAACTAAAAGTATGTCTTTTGCTTttctgtttgaaccatagaaaacaACTGCCGCAAGAGCTACACTAGAAGGGTCtgcgccaaaggttaacaacggaaatttttactgcttatgctgttccagacagtctgaaagtattacaaggcTGAACAAAGAGCAGCGTCAGAAATGTGTCAGCACTTACATTAGCACCGATTATGAAAAGGAAATGCCGGGCGTACCCAACAacaccatatggcctgttaaaggttttgtggTAGCAGTTGTGAACACGTGTttaacgtgactattataacctgtgttgCAGGCATAAAATTAAcaagccacagcaggaggctcacgactgTCTATACGAGTTACACACTGCCAGAACAATTCGGAACATATGGAGCCGTTTAGATCCGCACAAGGTATAtaggttgttaagggtggtgtacgggttggcagctgtgaagaaaggggtcACGATGATATGATTAAGATCTTGGCAGATACTGTCAATGGGATCCAATACGcttctgagccctgctcaaaactgaaGAGCATGCAGCGGCtttgtacctattttgacaaaagtttgatagaaagggtcatagaaagacgtgtgtgatatttattataaaaatagaagaattacgTCTTTAACTCCcagaaagttgtttaaaaaaataataaaaataataataaataaataaaaacagagatCATGGACAACAGACCATAacggtgttacttaacgctccatacttactcacttttaggacgagaatcagagtgtcacggggcaagatgtctatgagttacaccctggcTACATCTATAttgggagattgatatatgtgctggttaaagagagaatagctgaaatacaccctgtgactctgtgcTATCTGAACATTACGGAACCAGCGGCTGCGCTGCAGTGCAACAGTCCAGTGTGTATCGCCAAATGGTGTATCAACGCGTGGCTATCCGCAGCAGATAAATACTGGAGCGTGGCCCGAGACTGGAcgtgtgagttaagactttcaccactgaCGGGGCTACACAGTGCTTTGGagctcatgactgaagattatttcacaaataaaggtcctatactgtccgacctagaactgtatgaactgcttaatgctgtcagtatcctgagtgtccaAAGTTATAGGCGGGGGGAGCGGgaggtcatgtctagagctattgagagtatagctataaaaatatcaaagcttgtaacGCTGAGACCTGGTAAAAGGAACAACttggagtaatatgtgtaacatgtgtcaTGCTATGTATATGCTGTCATATGACCTCAAGGTGACCAGCagccttttatgttttttatgtttaataaaacaagcTTACACCAAACAAATGTCTTTCAatttgtggttgctgtgtgtgacaacatGGCAGGGGATGCTTTAAGGAGGTTTTATTACGATGCACGTGGGGTTGGAAGCTTTGGTGGCAgcaaagctctatttagaagggctcgagttgaAAATGAGTCTTTTAACCGCTCAAAGGTGAAGACCTGGTTAGTGGGGGAAGAGATGTATTCACTCCACAAGccagccaggagacgttttaagaggcGGGCCACAGTCTTTGGCgcacagctagattatcagtggcaggcggacataatcaaTCTTCAAGATCTAGCGAAACATAACAACGGTGTGGTGTATATATTAACAatcatagacgtattgtccaagtatgcctatgctgaggcgttaaacaataaaagtggtaACAGCGTCACTGCCACCTTTGAAAACATCTTTgcgagaggtcgagtacctcaaaaactacaaacagacggcagaaaggaatttttaaacaaacctttccagAAATTTTTAAAGCAAcgcgctgttcaacattttgtaacgcatacAGAGGTAAAATCGGCGGTTGTAaagcgttttaacagaactttaaaatcaaagatgtggcgatatttcacagccaacaatatctacagatacgtggatgttctacaggcttttatagatgtttatagcGCCAGTTACCATAGAATAATCAAAATGGCCCCATGGAGGTAACAGCTTATAATTCATTCATGGTGTGTAGAACCGTGTATGGCAGTCCTCTTGCATCACGGGTCAAGAAACcggttttaaaagaaggggatcatgtcagggtttcaaggtttaagggtgtcttcaccaaaggctaccaacagacattaagcaatgagatattcatagtggaaattGTGGAGCTTAAAGaagaggtgcatatttacaagttgaaggactacgctggggaagaggtattgggtgtcttttacaccgcagagttacaaaaggtgccctacgatccgaacagggtgtacaggattGAAAAGGTACTGAAAAGGAAAGGCATCGTAGCTAAGAGACAGGCGTTGATCAAATGGCGGGGGTGGTCCGAGAAATGTAACAGCTGGGTGTTGGACAGCTTCCTGCACGGGGTGAGAGGCTGCGCTGTAAGCGCCGCAatggagaactcacctttttaCATTACGCTATCGTCCAACGCCTCGAAGGGCATGTTCCCcagcaatcagatttctaattatacagtgaaactggTGAAACCTGTGGACTTGAAAGGGCCAATAGGAGGTGGCCCTAACAGAGAGATAATACACTAGAATGTGGAAtgcatttacaaagcacaaggctaaatttaGTATAAAGCGTGAGCGGGACCCTCTGATCATCCACATGGgatttcctcatggctattacccaaCCATTTCCTcggtggtcgacgccatcaacaaaTTTAAAGGCAACATTGAAACGTATgcaaatatacatctggtgtcggataacgttagaagaaaagtgtttcttaaagccccggagctcAGTACAGTGTTTAACTGTTCCAGTAAATTACAGAGGGTTTTAAGGactgtacaacatgtgaaaaggcaggtggatccagaccctacgtgcCCTGATATTAACGGCGGATTTTATACATTCTGTGTGTATAGTGACACCGTCGTAGAACCACAGAGGTTTGGTGACAGTTATTCGccattgttgagatgggtccctgtgAAGGGGGAAAATAACACTGTGGTTAATATACAACATAGTAAACCCGACTACATGGCAATTTCCCAAAAAcgttttgacactataaccatcataaTCTACGACGATCAATCAGAAccggtggcctttaaatatgggaaagttattgttaagcttcatttaaggccacgccgtgacggtgactattaggcaggcgcaatggtcattatgaaaacgtacggggatccctcgatgtacagggattattatagagttcaggccatTTATGAGGGCCcaccgccctactttcaaggggccccagtTATGTACGGTGCTGGATTGGGGGgcttcttttggagtttgtttagaagagccatgccattCTTGAGACGGGGAtacaaaattgcaaaacctcacgttaaaaCCGCAGCCTCGAATAATAGCCCACGACGTTGTGGGCTCTGTAACGTCGGCTGTCGCAGAGCGCATGAATAAACAACCCCAGGAAGGAGCAGGGTTGCTGTACAAGGCGCGtgctggtgttaaaaggaggcgAAGGGCTTCAAGGCGTAGGGGCCCGCAAAATACCCCATAACAAACGGAGGACCTCTTCAataggcccacacaaaagaagagtcgtaagatGGAGGAgaccttccaagaagaagaagctgcgttctagtgcaaatattttttaaagccaCTATCATGGCCTTCATACACTGTGCCTCGGGTGAATGTGTCAAATCAGAGCTAGATCTGTTTTCTCTTAAAATCACACGGACCAGtatcgagaacagttttttcatgaaaGTATCGCCTCTAGCCGCTCTGACACCTCTGGCGCTGATAGAGTTTTATGTATCAGGGTCAACAGacatgtatctggatctcaacaacaccCTGTTACACCTtgtatgtaaaataaccaaagcgaacggcacCAACATCAAGGATGATGTTAAAGTGGCGCCGACCGCCTACCCTattgcaaccatgtttaatcaagtggacattaacctgggcgatcgactcatcacgcagagtgataacatgtacgcttacagggcatacatagagagtattctaattTACAGTTTCGAAGCCCTGGACACACAACTTTCAgtgggactcttctacaaagatactgaagcGCATTTTGAGGACACGGCGTTGGACGGGTCCAATgttagttttaaaaaaagagccacctTAGCAACCGGCAGTAAGCAATTTGATCTCCTGGagcgcatacattcagaccttttcttccaagataagcttctaaTCAATGGTATAGCTCTTAAGATCAAATTCAACCGCAACAAGGACGCATTCTGTTTCATCAGCGGCgatgcggaacagtataaactggttatattgtcctcgagtctgtttgtaaagagagtgaaagtatcaccgagtgtcagactggcccatgctgaagctttacaactatcgaacgcaaagtatgccattgaaagagtggctctgaagatattcagcatccccgccggtactagattaacgcagcagGATAACCTATTTCTGGGccagttaccgaaactcatcatcatcgggtttctggacaatacagcttttagtggaCTCTATACCTCGAACCCTTTCAACCTCAAACACTACGATATCAACTATGCCGCTCTGGTCCACGAGGGCGCTGTTATCCCAGCAAAACCATTCATtctgagttttggaacatccaattttgtcagggaatatctcggacTGGTCTCGATGACGGGGAAACATCTACGggactcaggagtcgttgtttcaagagaggggtatggggctGGCTATACGTTGTTTGCGTTCAACCTGACGCCTGAtatggaagatggtgaccactacaatttgatcaaaaacggaaatctaaaagctgaaatacattttacacaggccTTGGcaaccaatgtgaacatggttgtattctctgtatttgaCAGTGTTATTCAGGTCAATCACGCCCGCcaacttatgtttgactatcattaaaagcttGCAAAATGGACAGTACTGAGttacgtgacttcttaagtaggcatagatacgctaagaaatactttttaggtgtctTTCCGAGCGATGGGCTACAGGAAAAGATAGGCCCTGAAAGACACCGCATCCTAGTCTTTAATACTGACCCGCATTACAAGGGCGGTACACACTGGGCTGCAATGTTTCtcgatgtggacaaggttatagtgtttgacagtttagcggagttctCCGAGCATGACTATTATATAAAaccaatattcaaatatgtaaaaaaaaagcatcacccactgttgtgtttAACAAACTgcatgtacaggattctctagccatcacatgtgaggaacattgtatatattttgttagtaaaatgtctgagggtatgacgtttagaacttttttaaatctgtattccgctgatctagtaaacaacgacggtattgttatgaaatatgtgaactgatgactgtctaaaataaaaaaaaacattgtaacctgAAAAGAGACTATGCATTTTTATCCCCCATCACACAttataaaaccatttaaaaaagaTTGCGGACTACTGATGAAGTGTTTAACGCGTTTATTAGAAACAGTTCTCACCCCAAACATGTACAAGGGTAAAAAAGTAAATGAAGTAAAAATCTTTCAACATGTGAACCTTTTAACAATACTGTACAATGGTTCAAATTTCAGGATTACATTAGAGCGGTAACCAGGTGTCCATTTTGAACAGCCTCTTTTTAGGAGCCAGTTGTAGAGTGTTGATGCTCCTagacgatgttagctgagggaggAAAGGCGATGTCTGCACGAGGGGGCCCCTGGTAAAAACACCAGGGATGGAACCTTTTCAAATTTTCAAGCCTTCGCGGTCGGCGTTACTGATGATCATGGGGGGATATTGAGTTCCGCAGCAgcgcttaggaactgctcccaacctctaggagtgtcttgtgtcgatagggttttactgtgcgtgagacctctggccagatcatacatgtgtgatccagcaaccggctgccccttgtaaacaaattcacccctGTTGTTCCAACAGGTCAAATCTTTAGTAACagccattttactgagcaacatttgagcagcccctctatagttctgacttatattttttaaaaggtctacaaCAAAGGCGTCCATGGTGGGTGATGGTCCATGGTCTTGAGGAGCTACTGGGTCAGCTGCCGGCTGTTCCTCGGCAGGGGTGTAGAGAgttagtttgtttttttcattgtgcagttgtttgtaatactgtaaaaagttttgaagtgctcctgagtaaagccctgctttgtcgtgtggttttaaatcgTTTCGGTTCAAAATGGTTTTGGTCTCAGCATCAAGCCGCTGTGTCTCGTTTCTGAGGATGTACCAAATGTCGGCGGTCgaggggcccaactgttccagctgatggCGAGGCACAAGGTACATCATGTCCTTGATAAGAGACCTGTTATtaagggtatagctatacccagcagcgaaccaataaagcctcctgactgtttgaccagtttccttttagaaaggagcgacacccttttattgctgagctccTTAATAATGTGCTGTTTCTTCTTCAGCACACGTAACTGGCTTATCGATATCggaacattaccttttagggtgtttagggctatatCTGAAATGGCCGCAACTAAATCGTCCAAAGCAGTGCATGGGATAGCTTTTCGTTTCatggggctggctgtgaccagcattttaagGAGGTCGAAATTTCGCCGTAGCCACGCAGACAttgtggggaccttatattacaaggtttagtgtgtaaatgttataaaagtcttcttaCGGGGAATTTTTATATGCTTTGGGGGCTGTTTTATGTATGTAAGCGACTGGAAAGTCCGGGGGGAAAATACCAGtgcatagtctgtagtcttctagagtgctGAGTTTTAAATCGACAAGTAAATAACCATAGGGTTTTACGGTGGCATCGTTAAAAGcatccatgaaaaactgggtgtttctggggtacatctgtttagctataattgctaTCTGTAGCTTCTCgcgttttctttttaaataagaccaagtatgaggcgttgagagttatagaacgactgcttttgctcttgtaaaacaagttctgcacgatgtagcatataCTCAGATTACGATGATGCGAATATTGAGTAAAGGCTCTTTCGATCTCGGAGTGGTCTCCTTCTTCacgcatgagatcgtccacaatgaccatgtttacaaggtgtttaggtaacaagttgtAGTTGTTGAGGTTATTGGGGATGCCTTCTATATATCTGAAGTGTGCGAACTTTAGGAAGAGTtccgtgtaaagatcttgccagcaagaataaagccatacaatgttgttaggagtctgagataaaacaccaggGGCATTTtcaagcagtttctttataaaataacttttaccgctatttgaggggCCGGCTGGAATGCATAAGAATTGGTGTTGCAGCCTGATGTCCATAGCGGTTGGGGGTCGTCACTCTAATGTTTTTAAATAACCATATGGTAGCATTTTGTAGTCCTTAGCAAGGACCCGTCTATCAAACACTACGCGCAGTGTTTTAGACAGCGGTTTTGTTGTAATTTGCCACCTCTTTTTGAACCTGTCTGTGCTGGGGTGATTTACGAATATTGCTCGGCTATTTTCATAATCACTCgatgcatagtactcatgcaccagccccttcagactgtcaaaatttattttaactgTATTGTTAACATTGAAAGTGATGCCTTTGACCTTCATGCAGaccctgttgttagaggttttgtaactgtagGTCTTGGGCCCTGAGGATGTGTATTCAAGTATGTACTCATTCTTTTCGAGtttgctggtcaaatc
The genomic region above belongs to Pleurodeles waltl isolate 20211129_DDA chromosome 1_1, aPleWal1.hap1.20221129, whole genome shotgun sequence and contains:
- the LOC138295645 gene encoding uncharacterized protein F54H12.2-like translates to MAFIHCASGECVKSELDLFSLKITRTSIENSFFMKVSPLAALTPLALIEFYVSGSTDMYLDLNNTLLHLVCKITKANGTNIKDDVKVAPTAYPIATMFNQVDINLGDRLITQSDNMYAYRAYIESILIYSFEALDTQLSVGLFYKDTEAHFEDTALDGSNVSFKKRATLATGSKQFDLLERIHSDLFFQDKLLINGIALKIKFNRNKDAFCFISGDAEQYKLVILSSSLFVKRVKVSPSLPKLIIIGFLDNTAFSGLYTSNPFNLKHYDINYAALVHEGAVIPAKPFILSFGTSNFVREYLGLVSMTGKHLRDSGVVVSREGYGAGYTLFAFNLTPDMEDGDHYNLIKNGNLKAEIHFTQALATNVNMVVFSVFDSVIQVNHARQLMFDYH